TACCTTCtcgattcctatggggtcatgtaggggtcatggctggctctataaaCAAAagtggaaatgcaaatcctaagagtttgtctgagctaattttgtcaagcTTCGgtttgttgcttatctgagtttctgtCGGACCCAGTCTTTCTAAATGCCGGATTACCAAATCTTCATTTCTATAAAATGGCCTCCTTAGTTTTTGTTTGGGGCAGGGAGACTGGTGCTGGTTTCtgctcccttaagatttttcccATTTCTAATTTAGCGAAgtatgcctttttaatattccccaaaatatttccttcttctGAGGGCGGGGAGTATTCATGTATGAAAGGTCTACAGTGGCAGAAAACTTCGTTTCTCAATCACtgtgaaaattattttatttaattttattgatcGTTGTGTGCCACCCAGGGTTCATTTTGGTGAGACGGATGGctctataaagaaaaaaatatatatttattggaCAAATTTAATAAGGCCACCCATGTGACTGTTTATGATTTCTACAATCAACtatttaaacaaatataaaaagcttaagaaataaatataagcaaCCTTGTGGGAGAAAAACATCCACCTAAAGGTAATGTAACCATTATACAGGCTCAGCCTGGGCTCCCCATGTTTTTtggggaaagcattttcaggGCCTTCTGAAAGGCTAATGGGGTTTTGGGATTTGGGAATGTTTCCAACAGAACAACTTCAGTTTTATGCCTcagtaaaaaaatattaataatctgGAAATTTGTTCAGATGTTGAAAAGTAAAGAGCACTGCCTTAAACTATGGTGGTCTAGAAATAGGCTGGTTTCAGATGGAAAATCCTGTCCCAAAGAAAAATggctgtgtgtatgagagagagattcagctgtatatctgaatgatttaaatcaggggtcaccaaccttggcaactttcagactcgtggactttaactcccagaattcctcagcctgctttgATTTAAAGCAGGATTGGAGCAGTAAAAATGTTGATTTGGGGTTATtttacattgttatttatttcagtTGTATCTTAACATAATCCACAAGATAGGGATTGGTACACCGACTTCTAGAAAGGGATTTTGGAATaagttaaaaagataaaaatatgtaACAGAAACAAGATGTAACACAAACAATATGATAATAAAACTGTATTGATAACCCTAGAGAAAATCTACTAGCGATTCTGTGTCAAAACTGTCATTTTGCTGAGGAAGTGGATCGGTAACCAGGAGCTCTAAGCGGTTCTTCTTTAAGCTTGGAGACACTTCATGGAGAAGGGGAAAGGTGACTAAGTCACTCCCTGATCACCATTGGTGTCCTCAGCAAAAACAGATTCCCACCCAGTAAATCAATGATGAATTGGCATTAGGTGGGCTTATGCAGTAAGAGGAATAATTTTATATCGGTTGTAACTGaagtctgactaggtggctcaagtggctaagacactgagcttgtagatcagaaaggtcggcagtttggtggaTCGAATCCCTCATACAGATATCCTCAGTGGtaggattgaaataatttaacaaccggttctgtgccctaattatttcttccaacaactagttcaccaaactgctcagaaagttaacaaccagttctcctaaagtggtgtgaactggctgaatcccaccactaggtatcctgcatgagcagggagttggactagatgacctccaaggtcccttccaaatctgttactgttattaactTTTTCCAGGTCCACCGGCTCGTCATACTGTTGCAATGTTCTtgtgctgcctcctcctcctccttcctttcccattAGCTTCCAGTTCTGCGTCTAAGGGAGACAAAGTGGTCATAACCAGAAGTGGCCCTATTAAGGGCAAGCAGTTCCTGTCTGGCCTTGGATCTGTGACAGCCTATCTAGGCATTCCTTATGCTGAGCCTCCCCTGGGGAAGTTGCGTTTCCAGAAACCTCTTCCACATCAGCCATGGAAGCAAACACTGGAGGCCACCAGCTTTGGCAATTCCTGCCCTCAGTTTATTTACTACGAAGACACTGCAGCAATGGTGTGGAATCCTAAAACACCACTGTCAGAAGATTGCCTTTCCCTCAACATCTGGGTGCCATACCCACAACCTTCTTCACCAGTCCCTGTTTTTTTCTGGTTACACTCAAGTGGATATACAGGTGCCACGTCTTCTCTGAACTTGTTCAATGGGTCATCTTTGGCTGCCACTGAGAACGTCATTGTGGTCACCATCAATTATCGCCTGGGAGCTCTGGGCTTTCTGTACTTGCCACCAGCTGCTCCAGGGAACCTAGGCTTATGGGACCAACAGCTGGCCCTGAAGTGGATAAAAGAGAATGCAGCTGCCTTTGGGGGAGATCCTTCTCGGTTGACCATTTTTGGCCACAGTGCTGGAGGAGCTTCTGTGAATTTCCATCTTCTCACGCCAAAAAGCCAGGACCTTTTTGCCCAAGCGGTGATCCAGAGCGGAACAGCCAATGCTTTCTGGGCTTGGAGGTCTCCTGAAGAAGCCAAAAAATTATCATTGAAATTCGTTCATTTGCTAGGTTGCTCCGAGGGCAATAATACCAACATAGGGCATTGTCTGCAAACAAAAAGTGTTTCTGAATTTATTCAGCAACAAGGCTCTCTGTTCTTGAACAAAGACTGCCTTCTGAATTTTCCCTTTAGGCCAACCATAGATGGGGACTTTTTGCTTGGTGATCCAGGAAAGCTCATGGAGGAGGGGCAAATTCAAGTCAAACCTCTCCTCATAGGAAAAGTCTCTGATGAAGGGAGCACATTTATCCACGATCTTTTTTCTGACATTAACGAAAGTCTCATCAATCAGGAGCAGCTTCTGAAAGGAGTAAGAATGTTGGTGCCAAATGCCACAGAAGATATTGTTCAGAATATTGCACTGAGGTACAGTGAAGGAAATCACGGCCCGGCAAAATACCGCTCCGCTCTGTCCAACCTCTTTACAGATTTGGCCATTGCATGCCCAATGATTGAAGCTGCAGGAAATATCAGGAAAACGGGGAGTCCTGTATATGCCTATTTATTTGCACATCAACCTTCAAGCTCAGCTTGGCCTCAATGGACTGGACCGCATCATGATGCTGAGATTGCTTATATTTTTGGAACCCTTGAATCAGTGTTTCCCATCAATCGAACATTCACAGAGGCTGAAGCCAGTCTGAGCCGTAAAATGATGCACTACTGGGCAGAGTTTGCCAGAACTGGGTAAGTAGTTaactttatttctaatttttattttaaatccaaAGAAAGCCTTTCCATTCAACAAATGCACTTTATATCTAAAGTAATGCAGCCATAAGGTAATGCACGCTATTCCTTTGTGTATGTTTACAGGTCAAAttattaatactaataatactaatactaataatcctacaaaacacaaaactgggataccaaatctcaagccaacgtGGCAAGATAAACCACTCACAAGAAGGAAGGTGCCCAGGGTGTAAAGAATGGGGGAGTGGATTGGGACTGGCAGATTTCAAAAGTTTATATGGTATGGGCCTGGGTTTGGATCAGCAGACCTGCCCTGCTTCACAAACTCTATGACAGGGTCCCAAGTAACAGACCTTACGaaatcaaaactctgaggcctgGAGTTTCCTCAAAATAAGAATTTATTAGGAATGCCATATTGGCACAGTTGGGGAAAACCCAACTCTGAAGGACCCAAGCTTTTCCCTACCCAAATCAAAACCCAAAGTTCTTTCTCTCCAGGCCAcacgtccatcacatggtccaatcaggtcacaaTCCTCCTCCGGCTGCCTTTTGTTCATGCCTCTCCAACACCTGGTAGAGTGTCCTTGGCTCCCAtgggaaagaatgttattttggctactcATCCCCCAGctatttctttctcccccctcgcATTCCCACAGCTGTAACTGGccttgctgtggcagccctgaagtttTCCAAAAATGTTTCAGGGCTGATACTCCTGTGAGGACAGTAGATGAAGTCTCTGGTGAACTCTAGATATACTGAACTTTGGCTGCTATGTCTGAGCAGCCATATCAAAAGCCAGATTCTGAACTGTCAGGGAATTGTGCAGCTGAAGTCCAAGAGAGGTCATAGACACTGACACAAAAtcatagttttatataaataaatatatttaacaactATATATACAGCAAACAGTCAGGCAAACAGGAGCACCATAAGGTAAATCACAggacacacagaagaaaaagggggATGGGGGAAGGGAAACTCCCCCCACCCTCAGCAGCCAATCACAGCACAGATTGCCTTATGCAGGAGCCAGCACTCTTCAACCAATCAACcacaactgtgtgttctggctcACTGCACAACCACActgctccagctactaaatttaaatacCTTAACACGAACTGTCTTGTGAATGTAGTTCATGTTTGTAAACGTATTATGAAGTGTCCCTTTAAGGAAACTGTTGGTATAGATGTGGGAGTCAATGAAGAAGCTTCCAAATCAGAGCTtataatctcagcaactttaaaccatgtgtgtcaggcctggaagccatcttttgcattggaccttcaggcctgccacatttagtgctgttggaaattgggaggagggattgtatggagcaggggagatATAGAGCCATAATAACATccctttctctgggagtcaaggacatcctgccctgcacctggaggggtgggactgggaggcatctccagttgggacggtgtattgattgggccatgtgatggacatgtgggtgctggggcagGGATTTGGATtttcatttgggtggggaaaactggaagctttcagattcgggttttcccaggtgtgccaatatgacatctctaataaaattgaactttgaggaatttcaagtcttggagtcttctttcattgggggtgttacttggaatcctgactgtgtggacttcaactcccagaattccccagataaccatgctggctaggggaattctgggagttgatgttcaCAATCatcaaggaagtggcaatcgggcaggcctgaatcagtatgattaatcattaatcattaatagtttgcacatatatatgatgttggaaaatggaaataaaaattataaaaattatttataacaaGATgtttacacatcttaaagttgctgagattgagaagcaCTACTCCAGACACTGACATTCCATCCCATTGAGTTTCAGTTGTTAACAGAAATCCATTGCAACTTCCAATGGTTGTTAAGcgaccagtcataagttgaggactacccatattgtcCTTCTTGTACTCATATTGCTATATGCCTCGTACCAGTTGTAGATCTATGTAGTGAGTAGTTCGAAGAAAGTAGTGAAGCAAAGTTCTTCCTCTTGGGCTCTGTGCTAGTAGCAAGTTAAACTGTTCATAACCAGAAGCTGATCATGGATCGTCTTGGACTGAGGGAGAGGGTGGGGATcactggtgaaatctaaatttttttactactggttctgtgggcatggcttggtgagcgtggcttggtttggtgggcgtggcaggggaaggatactgtaaaatccccattccctccccactcctgggggaaggatattgcaaaatctccattcccaccgcactctggggccagccagaggtggtatttgctggttctccgaactactcagaatttccgctaccggttcttcagaacctggtgGGGATGCCCTTTAAGGTCTCCTGCCGGTTAGTGACTTGGATTCTTCCTTATTATATTTAAAAGCCTGTATGAACCCTGTTGACAAGTCTCTAACCAGCAGGGGGCACTAAAGGCTATCCTCACCCCTTCCTCAAGTCCCCTTTGGGAGTTTCTCTTGGGTGTAGTTTCTCAGATCAAGACGGGTCTCCTTGGAAAATCCGtatccttttcttcctccatagGAATCCTGATGGGTTGGTGGCCACCAAGGATGAGTGGCCGCTCTATAATGCCACGGAGCAGAATTTCTTCGTTCTTAATAGTGAGTCATCCCGGGAAACAGAGAAAGGGCCTGTCCACCACTGCAGTTTTCTAAAGAAGCATTTTTCAAAGGCTGAAGACCCACGTAAGTTTGGCTATTTGTCCTGCCTTTGAATGGGAATAGTGGCTGATGAAAAAGATATTTCTAAaaatcttctttatatttattttttacaagatCACATTTAAAGtgatctggatggggaaaaacaggctttgactcaacccttccaagtctgagtggttgtggatgccggcaccccggtacagccagctgatcccatcgctgactgttgggggcgagtcattggcccctatggagagggtgcgcaatctaggcgtcctcctggatgtacggctgtctttagaaaagtatatgacagccgtcaccaggggagctttttatcaggttcgcctgatacaccagttgcatcccttcctagaccgggattccctatgcacggtcactcacgccctcgtcacttcccgcctggactactgtaatgctctctacatggggctccccttgaagagcactcggaggcttcaactggtccagaatgcggctgcgcgggtaatagagggagtaactcgaggctcccatgtaacacctctcctgcgcaagctgcactggcttccagtggtcttccgggtgcaattcaaggtgttggttaccacctttaaagcgctccatggcataggaccgggttatttacgggaccgcctgctgctaccaatagcctcccatcgacccgtgcgctcccatagggagggtctcctcagggtgccgtcaatcaaacaatgtctactggtgacccccaggggagggccttctctgtgggggctcctgccctctggaatgagctgcctccggggatacgtcaactccctgacctccggaccttttgacgcaagctaaagacttttttgtttcatcgcgcagggctagcttaatgcAGTTATAACGGggcttttattatagttttagtctgttttggCCTGATCAAATTAGcttcttaaaatatttcttaatttttgtaatatttgtttttatttggctgtaaactaccctgagtccttcgggagaagggcggtatataaattaaattaaattaaattaaattaaattaaattaaattaaatttaatttaatttaattaattaattaattaattaattaattaattaattaattaaataaataaataaataaataaatgccaaccATCTCACTCACAGAGCGATCTCTAAAGATCTTTTtaagttatttttactttttgcaGTCAATTTTTCCAGGGCTgaaaaaacataattttattttgtacTGGCACTAGCATTTTATAATGCTAGTGATACATTTTGTAGTGCAAGAATCTTTCGCGACATCCCAAGAGTTAGGTCTCTAGTCATGTCTCAGGAGATCCCTCTGTATGCCCTAGTTctgtgatggcgagcctatggcacacatgccagaggtggcacgcagcgtccTCTGTGGGAACATGAGCTGTCAGCCCAGTTCAgctcccctgcgcatgcaccctcgtctcccaccagccagctggtcttcaggtctctactGTGGATCTGTGGGAGGCGTGTTGTGTATGGTGGGGCCGCACATGCATGTATGGGGGGCGGGGGCACGTGTGGGGGGCACGTGTGCATTTACAGGGGGCAGGGCGTGTGCGTGGGGGTCAtaggtgcattgcattttgggggtttgggtgcacgctttgggcacttggtccggaaaaggttagccatcactgccctagttgCTCACATAAAGataacagcaataataataataataataataataataataataataataataataataataataataataataaaatgagaaacaacttgaaaaagtcaccagatatcaagatttgagaatcgaattgcagagactctggcataaaccagtgcaggtggttccagtggtacttggcacactgggagctgtgcctaaagacccaggcaagcacttaaaagcaattggcgctgacaagatcaacattggtcagctgcagaaggccaccttactgggatctgctcgcataattcgccaatacatcacgcagtcctaaatgcttgggaaatgttcgactagtgatctgtgatacgaaatccagcataattatctcgtttgctgtgtatactgtcattttgtgtaataaataataataataataataataaataataataataataataataaaaaaaaaaatcccagaacatCTGAATCACTActtgaacaccactggcattgacaaaatccccatcagtcagttgcaaaaggcagctttacttggaacagcttatatcctgcgacaatacctttaacaccatcaaacaatatCTGTTTCTCCCAGCTCTTTGGGAAGGACTGaataggtggacaaaaaatgtcaaatccattctaaacatctggctgacagtgTGACGAGCAATAGGCTTgacatatatttaataaatatatattatgctGTGAATTCATGGAATCCTCAGAATCCAACTTCTAGATTGAAGGCCAAATATGGCTTTTTCAGGCTTGTGCTTCGGGTGTGCATATTTCCCAGTGAGACAAATCAGGGCAGGAAGAtcattttattacaatttatCAGAATATTCAGACAAAAGAGATTCCTCATTCAAAGAGGAATCTTTAGCTTAGGTCCCCTTTTATAGTTAAGATAATAAAGAAATCTGAAAAAGGAAAGTTGAAATGAGGTCTGAAGGGGCATAAATTATAAGGAGAAAGGTTGTTTAGGGTTAGCAGAAGAGATAAGCCACACACCAATTTGTACTAACAAACTTTTCTTATCAGGAGCTGGTCTCCAGCTTGTTTAAcagtttaggaatgttaaaagctaaTAAATCTGAACATCACTTTACAAGAAAGAATATAAATcagattaaaatacaaagtaactatgataccgtatatactcgaatataagccgatccgagtataagccgaggtccccaattttaccccaaaaaactggggtaaactggggactcgagtataagccgagggagggaaatgaggcagctaccggtcagggaaagcctccctccctcagcggagaaggctggcggctcccccgccccgccctctcactgcaccggcagggcttccccgcgctaatgcaaaagcccgccaagtttgcaccatccggtataatgtgaaaaaaagaagaaaaaaaaaaactcgagtataagccgtatatactcgagtataagccgaggggacgtttttcagcacaaaaaacgtgctgaaaaactcggcttataatcgagtatatacggtagttaacaAATTACAAAACCCATGTGatttgcccagtggtgaaatccaaatttttttactaccggttctgtaggcatggcttggtgggcgtggcaagggaaggatactgcaaaatctcctttccctccccactccagggaaaggatactgcaaaatccacattccctccccactcccggggaatggatattgcaaaatatccatttcctccccactctggggccagccagaggtagtactTGCCGGTTATcctaactacttaaaatttctactggttctccaaactgctcaaaatttccgctactggttctccagaacctgtcagaacctgctggatttcacccctgctcaagatTCAGATTCTTTTGAACCCGCTCAAGATTCAGATTCTTTAGAGATAAGACGTCCATCTCAccttaatatttcatttttctttggtcTGCAGATAAGTGTGAAGGTGATTCTGTTTCATCAGGCTAGAAAGAAGACAGGAGGTAAGAATTCAATGCTTAACAGCTGTCAATCAGAatcaagggctgggaagtggctcaccaggctaatgtagcctgttattaacacacagctgcctgtagttacaattactgcaggctcgagtcccaccaggcccaaggttgactcagccttccatcctttataaggtaggtaaaatgaggacccagattgttgggggggcaataagttgactttgtatataaatatacaaataggatgagactattgccttacacaatgtaagccgccctgagtcttcggagaagggcgggatataaattcaaaaaaaaaaaaaaaaaagttggatcaTTTCAAAAGGGGGCTAGACTTTTTTCTAAATAATGGTTTTTCATTGGTTTTCCAAACAAGTGGCACTTTTGTGGCTCAGCCTCGCTGTGTGGAGTGGAAGCTCTCCAAGCTGGTGCCAATGGCCTTTTGTGGAAGAAGAACCTGGAGGATCTCTCTCAGCATAAACAAATGTAGGCATAAAGAATAAATGAATGAGCCATTAAGAATAACTTGTAGAAAAGATTACAGAGTGCTGAGGAAGAGGA
This genomic window from Ahaetulla prasina isolate Xishuangbanna chromosome 2, ASM2864084v1, whole genome shotgun sequence contains:
- the LOC131190402 gene encoding cholinesterase-like encodes the protein MSNLAKESKHSSSSLAEERSPPARHTVAMFLCCLLLLLPFPLASSSASKGDKVVITRSGPIKGKQFLSGLGSVTAYLGIPYAEPPLGKLRFQKPLPHQPWKQTLEATSFGNSCPQFIYYEDTAAMVWNPKTPLSEDCLSLNIWVPYPQPSSPVPVFFWLHSSGYTGATSSLNLFNGSSLAATENVIVVTINYRLGALGFLYLPPAAPGNLGLWDQQLALKWIKENAAAFGGDPSRLTIFGHSAGGASVNFHLLTPKSQDLFAQAVIQSGTANAFWAWRSPEEAKKLSLKFVHLLGCSEGNNTNIGHCLQTKSVSEFIQQQGSLFLNKDCLLNFPFRPTIDGDFLLGDPGKLMEEGQIQVKPLLIGKVSDEGSTFIHDLFSDINESLINQEQLLKGVRMLVPNATEDIVQNIALRYSEGNHGPAKYRSALSNLFTDLAIACPMIEAAGNIRKTGSPVYAYLFAHQPSSSAWPQWTGPHHDAEIAYIFGTLESVFPINRTFTEAEASLSRKMMHYWAEFARTGNPDGLVATKDEWPLYNATEQNFFVLNSESSRETEKGPVHHCSFLKKHFSKAEDPHKCEGDSVSSG